The genomic segment ATCCAATCTGATTCGCGACAACAAGACGTTCCAGATCGCCTCGTTGATCCAGACCCAACGCGCCAGCGGCATGCGGCTGATGGACCAATCCTTGCAGGATTTGGTCAAACAACGGAAAATCAACGCCGCCGACGCGTCGGAATACGCGGTGGACAAGAAGTGGCTGCAAGCCGGCGGGGCGCCGCCCAACCCCGCGTGACAAATAAATAAAAAGTCGATAAGCTGGTAAAGCATCCGAGGACACACAGACTTAGTGGGGAGGGTCTACGTATGTCACGAAGGATCATTCTCGTGACTCCCAATCAGCGGGAAGTCGATCAGCTTGTCCCGGCGCTGGAAGAGCTCGGGTATCAATGGAAACACCTGCGCTGGATCGTGGAAGCGTCCGATTTGTTGGAGAGTTTTTCGCCCGATCTGATTGTCGTCAACGCCATCACGCCGCGCGGCAACGTCGCTGACTTCTGCCAGGAAACGCGCGACCGCACCGGGGCGAAAATCCTGCTGCTCAGCCCATTCGAAAGCACTTTATTGGCCTTCAAGGCGCGCAACCGTTGGGCCGTGGACGAAGTCGTCACCCTGCCGGTACCGTTTAAGAAGCTCGTTACGCTCATCGCCTACATGGTCGGCGATCTGGATGCCAAGCCCAATTTATCGAGCAAAGGCGATCTGGCCGTGGTGGAGGAACATCCGGCCGAAATTCAAGCGGCGGGCAATAAATTGCCGCTGTCGGGCGATCTGGCGGAGATCCAACCCGGGCGGATTTTCCGCACGTTGATTCACAAGCAGCCCTCGGGAATCCTGATTCTCGGCGACGGTCCGGCGAAGCGCGAACTGATTTTACAGGACGGCCGCATCCTGGAATTGCGGACCGCGTACCTGGAACAATTGGGGTTGGGCGATATTCTCGTCCGGCAAAAGGTGTTGGACGCCGAGACCTTGCCCGAATTGGTCGCCGAGGCCACGGAACAAAAACTGCGCCTGGGCGACTTGTTGCGCTTGCATCAGATGATCGGCACGCACATCCTCTTCGAAGCCCTGGACCTGCAAATCGCCGAAAAATTGGCGGACGTTTTCAACTGGGAAAAAGGCCGGTACGAGTTCCACCGCAACATCAAAAAACCGCAGATTTACGAACCGCGCGATATCTTACTGGTCAAGACCGTTTTCCTCGCGGCGCGGCTTTCGTCCCGCAACTTCCCCTTCGAGGAAAAATTCGCGGCGATGCTCGATCTGCCGATTCGCTACAACGACGCGTCTCCCATTCGGCTCAACGCCCTCGATCTGGAGCCCGAGGAAAAGCGCTTTTTGTATCGGCTCGAACGCATGAAAACCTTGCGCCAGGCCCTGACCGAAAGCCGCCTCCCCGCGGAAGCCACCGAAGCGCTGTTGACCGCGGCCATTCATTTGCATTTGATTCTGTTTCCGATCGAAACGAAAAATGCGAAGAGGGCCGTGATTTGATCCACGAGCATCGGTATCTGGCCGAACCCGACATCGACATCTTCACCAACGAGTCCACCACATTAATGGTGCGCCGCCTCGGCGCCGAAGTCATCGGTTTCACCTATCGGCATCCGGCGCGCGGCGACATCGGCCTGCTGTGGCGAAACGCCCAACTGGAAAGTCCGCCGAAATTCTGGAAAAGCCACGCCCCGATCCTCTTCCCGATCGTCGGCGGCATCCATGATTTGCGCGCCCGCACCACCGACGGCACGGCGGTGCGCTTCAAAAAGCAACACGGCTTCGTCCGCCATTCTCCGCTGGCGCTGCTGGGCAAAGCCGACAGCGGCGACCGCCTGGTGCTGCACTATCACCTGCTCGCCGACGCCGCGACGATGGCCCTGTATCCCTGGCGCTTCGAACTCTGGGTCACTTACGAACTGACGGACAACCGCCTGACGCAGATGATCCGGGTCGTCAATCGCGATGAAAAACCGCTGCCCTTCCAGGTCGGCTGGCATCCCGGCTTCAACACGCCGTTTTTCGACGGAACGAAAGAAAAATGCCACCTGCGGCTGCCCGCCGGCGAGTTGCGCCGCCTGCGGAACGACGCGAACTGCTACCTGACCGGCGAAGTGCATACCGTGTCGTTCGCCGGCGATTTCCCGTTTACCGAATCGGAGTTGGACCGCACCTACATGTTCGACCTGACCGCGACGCCACCGGAACGCCGTGTCGTCGAGCTGCTCGACCCGGACGAATCGTTCGGCGTCCGCGTCGGTTTCCCCGATTACCCGCACCTGGGCCTCTGGTCGGACGCCGGCGCGCCGTTCATCTGCATCGAACCTTGGCAGGGAATGGATGACGCGGTCGTTCAGGAGCCCTTCGATAAAAAATTCGGCATGCTCTCGCTGCCGCCCGGCGAAGAACGGGCGTTCCGCGCCTCCATCGAGATCGTCTCCCGTTAACCCGTCGATTTACAGCGACACGCGTACCGGTCGGCCGTCTTTCGCGGCCGAGCGATAAGCCGCTTCCATGATGCGCATCACGCGCAGCCCCTCGACGCCGGTTTGCGGCGCCGGTGCTCCGGTTCGCAGCGTGTTTTCGACCGCCGCGAATTGCGCCAGATAGCCATTATCGAGCAGTGGGTCGGTTTGCGGAAATTGCCAGCCGCCCGGCCCCGCCGCCGGATCGGTCCACGAACCCTTTTCGCTGTAGACGCGCAGCCCCGAACCTTTTTTCAAGTCGGCGCAAATGCTGCCGCGATTGCCGAAAACCTCGGTGAGGCAATCCATGCCGCCCGGATGGCACCAATTGTCCTCGACCACTCCCACGATGCCGCCCGCGAAACGCATCTGGAGCAGCGCGAAATCCTCGACGTCGCCGTGCCGGTGGACGAACTGGCGGGTGACGGCCGAAACGCTTTCGACGCGGCGGCCGGGCAGGATGTCCAGCACCGTGGAAATGGAGTGGCAGCCCAGATCCATCAGCACGCCGCCCGCGGCGAATTCTTTTTTAAAAAACCACGGCGAATGCGGACCGGCGTGCCGTTCGATCTGGCGCACCATGTAGATATCGCCGATCAGGCCCGCTTGCGCCGCTCGCGCGACCGCCTGCGATTTCGGCGCCAGCGGCAACTGCTCGGCATAGAACAGCCACCGCCCCGCCCGTTTGGCGGCGCGCACCATTTCCCGCGCTTCGCCGACCGTCGCCGCCAGCGGTTTCTCTACCAGAACGTGCTTCCCCGCGCGCAACGCCGCGATGCTCAACGCCGCGTGCTGATAGTTGGGCACGGCGATCAGCACCAGATCCACCTCGGGCGATTCGACGACCCGGCGGTGATCGCCGTAGGCCTGACCGATGCCGAACCGCTCGGCCAGCGCGCGTGCCGATTTCAGCGTGCGGCTGGAAACGGCGACAACCCGGAAACCGTTCAGCCGCGCCAGGGCCGCCAGATGCGTCTCGACGATCTTACCCGCGCCGCAGATGCCCAGGCGGATCGGTCCGGTTTGCACGCTCATGACTCACTCCGCGTTCGGCGGGCCGATCCGCCGGACCCGCCGGAAAAGTTTCCCCGCCTCCCGGCCGTCGTAAAAAGCCGCCATGATCGCCGCGCCCGTGCCTGGCGAATGGACGGGCAGATGAATCGAAGCCTGCGGATAGCGCCGGCGCACCAGGGAGGCGATGCGATCGTAGAAATAGCGCGGGCCGTTGAGCAGCAAACCGCCGCCCATCACGACGTCAGCGTCGCGCCCGCCGATTTTTTTCAACAGGTACCGCAAGTCGCCGGCGTAGACCTCCGCCGCGTCGTCGGCGATTTGCCGGGCCACCCGGTCGCCCCGCTCGATCGCCTCGCGCCAGGGCTGGATG from the Myxococcales bacterium genome contains:
- a CDS encoding Gfo/Idh/MocA family oxidoreductase; amino-acid sequence: MSVQTGPIRLGICGAGKIVETHLAALARLNGFRVVAVSSRTLKSARALAERFGIGQAYGDHRRVVESPEVDLVLIAVPNYQHAALSIAALRAGKHVLVEKPLAATVGEAREMVRAAKRAGRWLFYAEQLPLAPKSQAVARAAQAGLIGDIYMVRQIERHAGPHSPWFFKKEFAAGGVLMDLGCHSISTVLDILPGRRVESVSAVTRQFVHRHGDVEDFALLQMRFAGGIVGVVEDNWCHPGGMDCLTEVFGNRGSICADLKKGSGLRVYSEKGSWTDPAAGPGGWQFPQTDPLLDNGYLAQFAAVENTLRTGAPAPQTGVEGLRVMRIMEAAYRSAAKDGRPVRVSL
- a CDS encoding DUF4388 domain-containing protein translates to MSRRIILVTPNQREVDQLVPALEELGYQWKHLRWIVEASDLLESFSPDLIVVNAITPRGNVADFCQETRDRTGAKILLLSPFESTLLAFKARNRWAVDEVVTLPVPFKKLVTLIAYMVGDLDAKPNLSSKGDLAVVEEHPAEIQAAGNKLPLSGDLAEIQPGRIFRTLIHKQPSGILILGDGPAKRELILQDGRILELRTAYLEQLGLGDILVRQKVLDAETLPELVAEATEQKLRLGDLLRLHQMIGTHILFEALDLQIAEKLADVFNWEKGRYEFHRNIKKPQIYEPRDILLVKTVFLAARLSSRNFPFEEKFAAMLDLPIRYNDASPIRLNALDLEPEEKRFLYRLERMKTLRQALTESRLPAEATEALLTAAIHLHLILFPIETKNAKRAVI